From a single Populus nigra chromosome 18, ddPopNigr1.1, whole genome shotgun sequence genomic region:
- the LOC133677912 gene encoding kinesin-like protein KIN-14K — protein MNSASDHLIAQYRRVNSSRISGGSEVFDPTVIYNKDIEANQRAILVEWMNSTVPSLNFPVKASSEQLRTCLIDGTVLLQILNRLRPGFSYKEGNSRSENVKKFLACMDELGILKFELSDLETGSMKNVMDCLSTLRAQFAYLGGNLSPTSGITRFGSPRGDASSNGHFSPTFGEEKRKFSPESKSQHALEPSAASMHHVGHKFHEVFQLKQGRFSDLSAAKISEMMKSNSLDNSPTQSLLSVVNGILDESIERKSYEIPHRVACLLRKVFQEIERRISTQAEHLRTQNNLFKAREEKYQSRIRVLEALASGTGEERGAVKDQLQHLKIEKSKMEGEKRLEEEHVAKLIIEREQRDLDLSTLKQELELVKETHELRHLQMEAEAKGAKADLEERLKELELHLEDSRNQVKVLSAYSESKSETFNEKEDIFKGFVEFQFGALQGMRFSCKSIKQEILEVHKSYTEEFNGLEVKLKALIDATGDYHFVVAENRRMFNELQELKGNIRVYCRVRPFLPGQVAKQTAVEYIGENGEVAVVNPSKQGKDRRRNFKFNKVFGPDSTQAEVYSDTQPLIRSVLDGYSVCIFAYGQTGSGKTYTMTGPNGASEEDWGVNYRALNDLFKISQSRGGSFNYEIQVQMVEIYNEQVHDLLLIDGSQKKYPFILDASMHPVTSTSDVLELMDIGLRNRAVGATSMNERSSRSHSVVSIHVRGKDLHSGAALHGNLHLVDLAGSERVDRSEATGDRLREAQHINRSLSALGDVIFALAQKNSHVPYRNSKLTQLLQSCLGGQAKTLMFVQLNPDVISYSETISTLKFAERVSGVELGAARSSKEGRDARELMDQVRFTDVI, from the exons ATGAATTCAGCCTCGGATCACCTCATAGCTCAATACAGGAGAGTCAATAGCTCAAGGATATCTGGTGGTTCGGAAGTTTTCGACCCTACTGTAATTTATAACAAAGACATTGAAG CCAATCAGCGAGCGATATTGGTGGAGTGGATGAATAGTACTGTTCCTAGTTTAAATTTTCCAGTAAAAGCCTCATCCGAGCAGTTGAGGACCTGTTTGATTGATGGGACTGTTCTACTACAGATTTTAAATAGGCTTAGACCTGGTTTTTCGTACAAG GAAGGTAATTCTCGCTCAGAAAATGTTAAGAAGTTTCTGGCATGCATGGATGAGCTGGGAATTCTCAAGTTCGAACTGTCGGACCTGGAGACG GGATCCATGAAGAATGTTATGGATTGCCTTTCAACACTTCGAGCACAATTTGCATATTTGGGAGGGAATCTCTCACCCACAAGTGGGATTACTAGATTTGGCAGTCCTCGAGGGGATGCATCTTCCAATGGCCATTTTTCTCCAACATTTGGGGAAGAAAAGCGGAAGTTTTCCCCAGAGTCTAAATCTCAACATGCTTTAG AGCCGTCAGCTGCATCCATGCACCATGTTGGACATAAATTCCATGAGGTGTTTCAACTGAAACAAGGCCGCTTCTCAGATCTTTCTGCTGCAAAAATTTctgaaatgatgaaatcaaacaGTTTGGAT AATTCACCAACTCAGTCACTTTTGAGTGTTGTGAACGGAATATTGGATGAAAGCATTGAAAGAAAGAGTTACGAAATACCACAT CGTGTGGCCTGTCTGTTGAGAAAAGTTTTCCAAGAGATTGAACGACGTATATCAACTCAAGCAGAGCACTTAAGAACT CAAAATAATCTATTCAAAGCTCGTGAGGAGAAGTACCAGTCAAGGATCAGAGTTCTTGAGGCCCTTGCTTCCGGTACTGGTGAAGAAAGAGgg GCTGTTAAGGACCAGCTTCAACATTTAAAG ATTGAGAAGTCCAAAATGGAAGGAGAGAAGAGACTTGAAGAGGAGCATGTAGCTAAGTTGATCATAGAGAGGGAGCAAAGAGACCTTGATCTTTCAACCTTGAAACAAGAATTAGAATTAGTGAAAGAGACGCATGAACTACGTCACTTGCAAATGGAAGCAGAGGCCAAGGGTGCTAAAGCAGACCTTGAGGAGAGATTAAAAGAGCTTGAACTCCACTTAGAAGATTCCAGGAACCAAGTGAAAGTGCTTTCGGCATATTCAGAGTCAAAATCTGAGACGTTCAACGAGAAAGAGGACATTTTTAAGGGCTTTGTTGAGTTTCAATTTGGTGCCCTGCAG GGAATGAGGTTTTCCTGCAAGTCCATCAAGCAAGAAATTTTAGAAGTACATAAAAGCTACACAGAGGAATTCAATGGCTTAG AAGTGAAGTTAAAAGCATTAATCGATGCAACCGGGGACTATCACTTTGTCGTTGCTGAAAATAGGAGGATGTTCAATGAGCTTCAGGAATTAAAAG GAAACATCAGAGTTTATTGCCGTGTAAGGCCATTTCTTCCAGGGCAGGTTGCAAAACAAACAGCGGTAGAATATATAGGTGAAAATGGAGAGGTGGCTGTTGTGAATCCCTCCAAACAAGGGAAAGATAGACGTCGCAATTTTAAGTTCAATAAGGTCTTTGGTCCAGATTCTACTCAAG CGGAGGTATATTCAGACACTCAACCATTGATACGCTCTGTACTGGATGGATATAGCGTGTGTATATTTGCTTATGGACAAACTGGTTCAGGAAAAACTTACACAATG ACTGGTCCAAATGGAGCATCTGAGGAGGATTGGGGGGTTAATTATCGGGCTCTAAATGACCTTTTCAAAATTTCTCAGAGCAGAGGAGGCTCCTTTAACTATGAGATTCAGGTTCAGATGGTTGAAATATATAACGAACAAGTGCACGATTTACTGTTGATCGATGGTTCTCAGAAAAAATATCCTTTTATATTAG ATGCTAGCATGCATCCTGTTACATCAACTTCAGACGTTTTAGAATTAATGGATATTGGACTAAGAAACAGAGCTGTTGGGGCTACTTCCATGAATGAAAGAAGCAGCCGCTCTCACAG TGTTGTCAGTATCCATGTTCGTGGAAAGGATTTGCATTCTGGGGCTGCTTTACATGGTAATCTTCATTTGGTGGATCTAGCAGGCAGCGAAAGGGTAGATCGCTCTGAGGCAACTGGAGATAGACTCAGAGAAGCACAACATATAAACAGATCATTATCTGCCCTTGGGGATGTTATATTCGCTCTGGCACAAAAGAATTCTCATGTACCATACAGAAACAGCAAGCTCACTCAACTACTGCAAAGCTGTTTAG GAGGTCAAGCAAAGACGCTTATGTTTGTACAGCTCAATCCTGATGTCATTTCATATTCAGAAACTATAAGCACTCTGAAGTTTGCAGAGAGGGTCTCTGGTGTTGAGCTAGGTGCAGCACGAAGCAGCAAGGAGGGCAGAGATGCTAGGGAATTAATGGACCAGGTTCGTTTCACTGATGTTATATAG